The Oncorhynchus nerka isolate Pitt River linkage group LG15, Oner_Uvic_2.0, whole genome shotgun sequence genome contains the following window.
GGAGGAGCCGAGTACTGAGGGTTAATCCTGAAGTTCCTCAATTGTATTCAGTCTTGTGTCGAAGGCTGTCAATTTACCCATAGGCTATAAGAAAGCATGAGACCCTGAGGAGTCTTTTCAAAACGGAGGTGGGTTAGCTATTTGTCTGTTGACGTTTGGTGATTGGTAAATTGGTACGTACCTAATAACTCTTGATTCCAAATGCCTGTATTTTGTGTTTCATATGTGGTCATGATAAAGTTGGTGGAGTTATTAGTGGTGGCACAGTATAGATTTGGATTGTAGATTCTGGAATACTGATAGTAAATGCTAAGAATATTTTCTTTTTAAATATAAAGGGAGAGGATGAGCGATATTTGCTGTCCCCTGGTTTAGTGAAGTTGTgggatttttaaaattatttttgtatttattactGTCATTTATTTAGTCTGTACCATGAATAGGCTATGGCTTGATAGCCTTAAGGTTAGAGATGTGAGCGGGTAACCAGAGGGTTGCCTGATTTTATCCCAAAGATGCTTGGTAGGGATCCTACAGGAAGTGAGCTGGCAGCTGGAGGGTTAACAGCTTCAGTATCCCATATAATACCTAATTTTGTGCACTTGAGCAACGCACTTTAGATGTGTGTAACCGCTGTGAAATGGCTAGATAGTTCGCggtggtgcgcactaatagcgtttcaatcggtgacgtcgtTAACTCTGAgaacttgaagtagttgttccccttgctctgcaagagccgtggcttttgtggagtgatgggtaatgatccctcgtgggtgactgttgtgtgcagagagtccctggttccagcccaggtaggggcgaggagagggacggaagcaatactgttacatAAGGTTGGGTAATGAGACAGCAAAAAATAAAGAATATCTGTGTATGGACCAATTATGGAAGTATTGTATTACGTTTTGTTGTATGGTTTCTCTGTGCAGGTTCAGATCACAGGAGGTTCTTTTTGGGGGGGTGACAGGCTTGTGATAATGGCTggagaggaagaggtggaagGGTATCAAATACACcacacacatggtttccatgtgtttgatgccattccatttgctccgttccagacatgagctgtcctcccctcgtTCAGATGAATCATGTCAGAAGTCAGTGGATGAGCTCCAGGCTAGGAAGCAGCAGGTCAGAGTTTGAGGTTGTCCAGCAGGTCCTGAACAAGGTGACTGCCTGTTTCCAAATGGCCACCTCTTTCGGAAGCAACTCTGACGGCAGATTTCTGAGATGGACGAGACCAGAGCACTGGCTTACAGAATCTGCACAGGTAAGGCCACTGCAATGCTGTTAAATGCTTAATGGACCTCAAGATCTGAACCCTTCCATTCAAATTCAGGTTATATCTTTTGAAGTGCAACATTTTCAGCCCGTTGGTGTCTATAAAGTGTACAATAATATAATTGAAAGAACTGTCATTTCAACAGATCAATTACATCTGGAACTGAAACTGCAAGAATTTGTGTACTTTGGAATTGCATTGAATAGTGTGTGCATCATATGCAAATGCCACTGATTCAGGTGTATGTTGTCTCATGATCCAGGTTTGCAGACAGCTGGTACCTCTGACAAGAGGGAGAATCTGGACCAGAAAAATCAAGAacaggtaggggggggggggttctcatCCTCACTGGATTATATAAACACCAACAGGACCTGTCAAAGCCAGTGCTGCAATAGACCTCTTCCCCTTGAAACAAAGGAATTACCACTGGCCCCTGGTGAAAACAGGGGCTTCGGATGGTGTCGCCAGTCCAAACCACCCCAAGGCCAGCAGTGGAGTACTGAAGAGGCCTGGGTGGAGGGTGCCCAGTCTTTGAATGAGTGTGACCTGAAGAGATGGTGTCCCAAGATGGTATCATCCTCCAAACTGTTAAATTGACAGGGTGTAATCTTGAGCACTTGGTTACTGAATGTCAGTGATGCAGAGATAAACACATGCAGGCATAAGTCATTTGGCTAATAAAATGACTGGTGGACAATTGTCTTTAGGTAGTCAAAGCTGCATAACACCAGTGTTACACTTAAGGGAAATTGCTTCCATAGCTAGGGCTGACAGTGACTTGTGAAGACCAGAATGGTCAAAGGTTGGTTTGTGAGATGTTAAAGTTTAAAATGACATCTTGAAAAGTACCAGTGGCTTGGCTTTGGCCCCAAGTGTGAGTAAGTCTACCGGAGCCATGGCCCAGTGAGACATGTCAGCCCGCATAGATGGGGGAAGAGAAAAGGCACCTTTGTGTAGAGTACTGGTAAATCCTGATGGATATCCAATCTAAATGTACAAGCAGACTTTGAAGGCATTATGAACTATGCAGAGGATAGATGTTTATGGTCATTATATCCATCTTAGTGATAAGTCATAAGTATTCAAGTTAGTAATCAAAATATATCTAAATGAAATAAAGCCAAATGTTGAGTGGAAAGTAACCAATAGTCACAATTAACATACCTAGACATCTTTATTCACATAGAGGTCATACAAACAAATATATTGTAGAGACATACCCAGTATTGAAATGTACATAATTAGAAGCATagaaaaacacagaaataaaacacATGGCAGGATTGTAGGAGCTTGAGTCAGTTCTTGTAGGTTGTGTTCAAATGAGCTTTGAAGGCTAAAACAAAAGAATCCTTTGTTTAACATGATACAACTTGACTCATGACACAAGTATTAACAGGGTGAGTCCCAAATgacatatgggccctggtcagaagaagTGCACCATGTTGGGACACAGACGTGTCCATATACTAACCTTCCTGGTTATCCCAAAGCTCAGCAGCAGCAGTGTTCAATGGACTCTCAATGTTGGGctctgaagacagtgtagtacaaAGTTAACAAATTGGACAGTGGCACACAAACTCTCCAAACAATAAATAAAACAGGTGACAACTTGGACAGTGATTTGATCGAAGAGCACTGTTAAACCTAGTTGGTTGGGTGAGTTCCAGTCAACTTGATGAACTGAGTGCCATTTATTAATTTCTGTGGGAAGTGCCTTACCTCCTAATAAACTCTGGATGGACAGAAGAATGGACCGTACGTCGTACAGGGCTGACCATTTGTCTTTCAAGATATCCAGACAGATGAAGCCCTGATCATCAACGTTAGGGTGAAAACATGGCGTGATGAACTTCACTCGGGGGGCTTTGTACGGGTAGCCGCTGGGGAACTCCAACGAC
Protein-coding sequences here:
- the LOC115142847 gene encoding LOW QUALITY PROTEIN: ubiquitin-conjugating enzyme E2 C-like (The sequence of the model RefSeq protein was modified relative to this genomic sequence to represent the inferred CDS: deleted 1 base in 1 codon), whose amino-acid sequence is MASQNMDPAAAFSTAALKGTETGGSAAKGSVTKRLQQELMTLMMSGDKGISAFPESDNLFKWIGTIDGAQGTVYEGLRYKLSLEFPSGYPYKAPRVKFITPCFHPNVDDQGFICLDILKDKWSALYDVRSILLSIQSLLGEPNIESPLNTAAAELWDNQEAFKAHLNTTYKN